The Nilaparvata lugens isolate BPH chromosome 14, ASM1435652v1, whole genome shotgun sequence DNA segment TCTGTGGATTGTTTGTTGCTCTTTGTTCAATGTTCACATTTTTCATGTTGTGTAACTCCCATCCTCCCAAGTGTAATGGTAGACCTATAAGTAAGTGTTTATGTTtagattttttcattattatcgATACATTCCGTAAATAGAGAAAGTCAAAAGTGACTAATTGTTCCGTAATTAGTGACATTAACCTAGGAAAATCATGGAGTCTACTGtaagtatattatttataagaccATTTTTATCTAGCCTACCTGTCACAAGGCCTAACCTACTTTTTAAGCGTCatagtctattattttattataatatctagTCTATTATTATAAGCATAAAGTAAAGGTATGAGAAGCCGGTTGTCTTTCTCATTATTCGTCTGTAAAACTAGTATCATCGCCTACTAAAGATCTACAGTAGATCCTTCTTTAGTATTTCTGtcacctcacgcagtattctcatccacaagtacctgatgtcaactgttttaaatgttgaaaaatcagttcacgtttgaatttgtattccataatttattaatatttatgttaatttaaacaatgaatagaatatatttctattctagaatttatataatattcatccagttccgtgataatctttccatctaatgaaaattaattttttcaatcaaaaatattataatttcttcagcattatttagttcatttaattatttttaatcacctataaaattagttttttcgaatgtgagaatattgatactgatggacacgcataataataggcctaccatgactgcaaaacaaaatattgaagaccttaaagctgcgattagaccaaatttatgaacaaaatgttaataactcaatccttataaattatattagattgaacataacttatcatacacatgatgaacataatatgtgttcgtcaacttgcgttcaatctaatagaatctataaggattaagttaggctattaacattttgttaataacttttgtgtaaacccagcttaaagatgcatacctcttcaaggtcttcgattgaaactatagaccttatacaaatacagtaatagactggcttctccacacatctgtgtaatgactTGTCcgctgattaattatgaataattctatagtttgattttcactctattattggcgtatgaaggaggatcctttttccttttatattatccttgaaatgcaaaatttccaaaaaccttgtatatacgtcgacgcgcaatttaaaaaggaacatacctgtcaaatttcatgaaaatctattaccgcgtttcgccgtgaatgcgcaacatatgaacatataaacatttaaacattaagagaaatgccgaaccgtcgacttgaatcttagacctcacttcgttcggtcaataagtttctttattcataatatgataGGATAGGTATAATCTTGAATAGCATCAAAAGTAAGTATTTATCAAATAGGACAAAATACTGTTACCGTTCCTGACTAGATGAGATCccaggggcctgtttcacaaaggtacaagttggttacaagtcttgttgccaaccatggttttggagaacagctgataacaagtgtttcacaaaaGCAGGATTGTAAACCTGTAGctacaatgaatttctacaagtttacaagtgatttgcttgttacgaacaagtgtttcacaaagattttcattgtagccaacaattttagtcgaaattacttgttcgtaactatgaaatttctaccgaagtggaaagctatgtaaaggatttacaagtgattattaaaatgattttaaatattcaataaatatttctaataatcaaaaatgccctatattcctctataattcattattttggaaatatatgaattaggaaattgaattcaataatttccaaaatagttattaatgtgttacctcataggttatgtgtactatagtatacattatatatagtacatatactatattatatatatatataaatatatatatatatatatagagtgcATATACTGTGTAGGTTACAACTTCAGCAATCaatgaagtagactgtacaaaaaacatcatattgctttcaaatatttttaaagtaattattgaaaagtacaagtaacctttataaaggatgaaaaaaggaaattatcatgaaaataggttatgtttattattgaagtacttgtaaaattgtaaacttgtagatcataatttttttgtgaaacgtgagtacttgtaaacttgtaactacaagtacttCTCTGTAACCATGGTTAGTAACAATACTTGTAtctttgtgaaataggccccaGATTGACTCAATTGACTGTGACAGTGAGACAGgagattaaaattgaaataaactttTATTAGacaaaatctaaaataatgAGGTGAAAAATGTTCAACTAGGCATAGGCTACTGTGCATTAGGCCTACAGATCCTACCTATTCGATAAAGTTCTATTATGTCTTATAACGATTCATACTTGAAAGATTGAAATCAAGTTCGGCTTGATATTtgcagttcagtagttcagacctGATGATTCATCATTCTTGTATTTCTTATCCTGTGTATAAGTCATTcttctttttattatattatagatagctATCACATCATGATAATTTCATGATACCCTACCAAATGTTTCCAATCCAATACTATCAACAACTTTGTGGATAATCTTCTTGCATAGTTAAGCCATCTTTATTCCATATATATGATGTCAATACAAGTACAAAAAATATAGAGCAACATACTCTTCTATGCTCTATTGAACCGTTTTCCTCTGTTTTTGTAGGTAAAGTCTGAGCCAATGGATTCTGCTGAATGGCCAGAAGACATGGCCGATGTCAAAGTTGAGATTGACATAGACTACACCATGTCCTGGCTTGGCAAGCAGGAGATTCTGCATGAAGAACAGGTGACTTTATTTGCATTAGAAACACTTGAAATCCAACCACTTTTCACAAGGCAATGTTTGTCTGAGAAAATAGCTGTTCATTCAACAAACAAACAGTATGGGTACATAAATATGATCATGTAAGTGATCATAATATTGTGGCATTGTATAAATTATGAATACCCATTAATAATAGCCTATAGAAATTATACTAGTGAACCCTTGGGTTatagaactcgctcatgaactgttgtattgctATTGTAACCGCCCCTAGATGGTGGTAGAAAAGCTCAAAAATACTAAAGTGCGAGTCATGGGACTTGATAAacaactattttttttattcaacttgtaaattttattaataataataatatcatgtgacctggctggctgaggtctggtgtcagagttttcaggtcgcaactgatcaatttcagggcctctgacatgacctaacgactgctttttaggcagccgggaccggcggctttgtaaattttatttacTGAACTAACTACTagaaattttgacaacaaataatATGTAACAATTTATTGCACATTTATCAATAACTCCAGAGAACTGCCTTTGAAATTTTGCCAACTGATCGGGGATTGGAACTGTTAACAAAGGTAGCGTGAACTTTACTCATTTCTCcacttcaaatttataatatcagggACTCTCAGTCATTCAAGGGCTTTCAGCATGAGCTATAAAATACAATGTCACTCACCATTTTTCAGAGTATAAATCTATCACTATCCGAATTTCCACTACATAGGATGTTATcactaatatttttaataataataataatattgagtgacctggctggctcaggtctggtgttagagatttcaggtcgcaactggtcaatttcagagcctctgacatgacccaatgactgctttttaggcagtaataatattttcaatgaaaattacaCATTCACTTCAAACAATTAAAATCTGCAATTTATCCCATGATGAAGACTAATACATTGATACAAATTCATTTCCCTCCACCTCCTGCCTAaggtgcttactttactccctggaacataatactagagtgtcacttttttgctctcggaaggaaaaaaacaggaaaactccctagagcatAAAAGTAActacatttaaataacatgggaagcatctctattttaaaaacgtacatttgaaataggttagaaggtctaagctcagaggAGGAAGCATATACAGttgtcattaaaccaactaaattcaatacctcaaccagacatttgatcaatatatgaaatttatgtttgtatgctaaaattattacaaacttcatatcactatactaaaaacatgtataaattttttttaatccatgttattcaaaataccagccaacgaatattcctcattgagtaatcaaatttgaaacgggaacttcatcatagctgtagttgtggcggccattgttgttacaacttttgccaacAGATAGCATATAGCATAGCGCTGTCAATGGataactgtgattacaagccagctgtttctgttcaCTCTCTAGAtaatgttgtaacacattgtttggtcacatacgttttttaaaattattttatttgcagtttttataataatataggtggaggaaaaatgttgtgtatatcatgagtggaaaatgttttttctccctctggAAAATTGTTGCCAATtggctttgcctcgggcttcaaacttttccctcagggagaaaaaacagtacttttcactctagatatacaaataactattatattaCTCTCAATGGAAACTCATTTACAAATACAAGATCAAGTGGACAAAACCGTACTGGAGAGACCCGAGGACTACCTCTACATTTTGATCTGTATTGATTCACGGCTTCATTCAAACTGATCTTTTCCACGCAATTATAATGTTTCCCTCCCACCAATGTGACGACGGTCCACGTGGAGACAGAGCACAACTCCGTGGGAAAGGAAAATACAAGTtagaaatattcataaatacTGATGTATTTTCCATCACTAACGGAAATACAGTTCCATGAGAATACTTCAACCCtgcataaaattgaaaactgacTGCCTCCCCAGATGTGAGTTAGCAAAATcttgtgagaaaattattttttaacagaaaaataaatttctcatgattaaaattcacaaaaaaaagtCTGATTGATGAAGTCCTAAGTCTACACTTTCCAAATAACtcataataaatttatctcGATGAGAACACAAACCCATAACTTATCTCAATATCATCACCATTACATTATCTTGGAAACCTGCAACAACTTTGGTCATGAGTCATAAGTAAGAACTCGTTTTTACTAACTAAGAAACTCCTTAGTATATCTTAGTTTTAGAACTAACTCCTcctgaataaataatgaaaccATATTAGTAATATGGTAGTTttcgattttatttttactttctcatagaataatatgaaataatagcattcaatgaattcaatgcaaaatttgatgaataatcaatatatttattttctatgtgtaTGTCTATCTCTAGTTATGTCTATTTTCAGGTGACATCCATCCCAGTAAAAGTGAATGAAACAACTCTTCATGACGAAGGCGTAGATATGGAGAAGAACGAATGTAAAGAAAAAGGACAACTATCCAGCAAAGGTTGGTTGAACTATGGAAAAGATTCTGCTCTACAGAAAATACAAATTGTGTTTAGAGCTAGTAAAGTTTGATTCAGGAAGTCATACCAGAATAGAAACTTAATATCATCAATCAGTCTTCTATAATGAGTCTTATTATCTGAGTAAGAATAACcagttctctctctctctctctctctctcgtggcAGAGAGgcccaggagtcctaactccgccctaataaagacaatcaatcaatctctccccCATATTTCCAGTATTAAGTGAATCATCTTTTAATGTTTCAGAGACAACTCTACTCACTGCCCATATCAAACTGGATTGCAATGAAGTGCTAGATAGAATTTCCACAGCATCAAACCAAAGGCAGAACTcaaataatgattttgtaagtgttctttcaaataatttcaagCTATAAGGTATATCTAAATACTTATAGTAACTAACATACATATAAATATTAAGAACAAATGAATAGGAGggtaattttttcataattggaaaaattatttctcaaaattTCTTGCTTTCACAATCCACCCTTATCAAAATACAGAAAACAACAATTTTGACATGCtaaaaacttttttgttcaagaagataatttcaataataataaataaatttttcttctgaCACGAAGAAGTTTTCAGcatatcaaatttttcatgttttctgtttgaaatgtctcgacattgtcAAAAATAATCACCAATTAGAAAATAACTGTGCATTTGATAATAGCTATTCATGAATTATGAGTGTATAatctagggatgggtatcgatacatcaatgtttaaaacatcgatgtttactgttcgatgtttttcacttatcgatggttttacctagacgtagacatcggtcatccgatgtttttcccaactaaaaagtaaaaacaattctaattttttaatttgatacaagtttttttattttttttgtttgaagaggattatcttgagagcaataagcaatagtagcataattacaatcattatctctatcatatttagtgtagtattctgtttagtgttttttgtgaatatagatcactcttgtgaaaaATCTCGCATACgttttgatttcctgcagattgctatttttatttttcaatcaggctctctgtatttttatgtgagactgttggatactcttgaagatttacattacttctgtggcccatgtcaaggttagatagttagttatttagaattgaataagaggtcggattcttcgtttcttaggaagaaagagtttttatgagaatcacccgtaagatacacttcatttcagtattccCTAGTGGAGAGgtgcgcttaaggacacctcaaggatcaaaattttaaacacataacttttgacacaatgctcagatttcatcgtactacacttcatccttctcggttcatcacggcggttcaaaatcatgcataataagtcgaattcggtcgaaaaatggaaaatttattgttgagtgtacttaagcccatattccaatacacagaaaatgaccaatttctatattcaaagttgcaagtcttgtgaaatacttctgataaaatttccttTAAAAGAGAATGTGAAAATGGTCCCcttctacccactccaataaataatactttcgattccaaaacaatttggaagttaagattttaaaaatggcgatttcatttttttcgtaattttactgttgatcaagagtttctaaaacgagtctgataaatcatagaaacttacgattgattacaaattgtagataaattcatcctctacgagctcagttgcctaaaattcatcttgaatcacttttcgctatcatagacctgccaaaaccgttaatatgagaaaaatatctacaatctccggatttttttcaacaatcaaatctcactttacgaacatattttttcttgaattgtttacagcaggtgaaatagaaaattctattttacatttcaagatcatgtaataatttttataataaggggttacagagatacatagctttgaatatagaaattggccatttcttatgtattgaatatgaataagtaccTTCACTCAAcaattaattttctattttttgaccgaatttgactgttgatgactttgaaccgccttggcgagccaagaagaatgaagtgtagtacgatgaaatctgagcattgtgtcaaaagtaaattataagtgtttgaaattttgatccttattgaggtgtccttaagcgtgcctctactgggaaatactgaaattaagtgcatctaacaggTGATTCTTACCCAAGAACTTATGTCATtctgcgaaatatcaatgtgaggacaaagtagatggtgatgatggttgaagctgaaaatgaggtgtttcccacaatacaaggagcattgttgtcaggtgtacctggaaatctatatgacatagagcgctctacctgatctcatattgtagagcacaaaaatacgcctagagggattttgaaatatacatctaaattgtaacaatcagaagatattgttgattaaaaactaaaattcatcaaaattgattttttcttcaaattttactcatttttgaaaaattaaaacaaagtactcattggagatagagagttccgagtgatctcatttttttcagaattatataatctgggagagatttggcagaaatagctgaaaactagaaaatgagccgagaatacaaggtttttgggctatcttgtatctagcacaaggaaatcttgcatgaagaaattggttctggacttctcttatgtacccaaataatatattaaaaaatcagaactacaatataaattgcaagcacacccccttatttatgtctatattgactggactaatagtatcatccataaaaacgtagggcgataatcaatgtttaaaaacatcgatgtttactgttcgatgtttttcacttatcaatgttaggatgaaaaaatattgctgttcaaaacatcgatgttttgtctttcgatacccatccctagtatAATTACATGACAAGTCATGGAGTGCAATAATTTTGCAAACGCAATAAAGAAGTTCTACACTCGAATCATATAGAAGAATTATTTTGTAACTGCAGAATGAAACTATAAACAGATGCAATACcataatacataatattatattgtcacCATTGTTGAGGTCATGAACCTTAAGGTGGATTTTCATTTGTgtgtaaacttccgcagtcaaTGATGGCAAGCATTTTCTACATTCATATtctctaaatttcaagtgtgctaaaacagctgatcaaataacttttcattgtttgtgtttattattcaagaatcaaaacatctctaataatatcaacatattgccatttaaaagtataaagaTGTATTAACTTAACCTCCcgcattaaaacataattgaacataatctctcaggttattcagacaaattgaaatctacccactCTGAGATTCTCACCTTATTGTGGTCTATGATGGCATTCACACGCAATAAGAACTTTTCATTCACGAAACTTTTGTGCCATCATGGAACTTGGATGACTATGGTTCATATAGCTAGAACCACCaatcaatcagctgtttagagactggaatttataataattctcaACTTTGGCAAGTGTAAAAGTAAAAAACGACCATAGCTTGAGCAACATTTTTGGCTGATGTAGGACATATCTCATCCTATCAATATATGCAACCTATGAACAGTTAacatcaaaatatatttttaattcttatttCATACTGTATTTGATTACAGTTTGAGCTGTGGTCGAGTGTCATTGTTTGGTTCAGAGCataattattaatgttaattaatattaattcagtACCATTATTAATTTGATGTGAAACCTATAATGTGAATGACTTTTCTTTGTGATTTGTGAATTACATCAATTGCTTATTGAAGTactttgatattgatattatgatGTTTTACTTTCAGGAGCCATCATTAGCTGGCAGTGGGAGTGATTCCTCTGCAGAAGAGGAGGGAGAAGGTAGCAAGGAAGAagtaagaggagaagaaggtttTGAAGAAGAGAGGGTGTTAtgcaaaacaaaaattgaaaaaccaaATATGTGTTGTTTCTGTGGAAAAAGTTTCTCCAGATCTAGTCATTTGACTGTTCATATGCGTTCTCACACTAAAGAGAAGCCTTACCCATGTACAGTCTGTACAAAAATGTTCTCCACTTCTAGTCAATTGACTGTTCATATGCGTTCTCACACTAAAGAGAAGCCTTACCCATGTACAGTCTGTACAAAAAGGTTCTCCACATCTAGTGATTTGACTGTTCATATGCGTACTCACACTAAAGAGAAGCCTTACCCATGTACAGTCTGTACAAAAAGGTTCTCCACTTCTAGTGATTTGACTGTTCATATGTGTACTCACACTAAAGAGAAGCCTTACCCATGTACAGTCTGTACAAAAATGTTCTCCTTTCCTAGTCAATTGACTGTTCATATGCGTTCTCACACTAAAGAGAAGCCTTACCCATGTACAGTCTGTACAAAAAGGTTCTCCACATCTAGTGATTTGACTGTTCATATGCGTACTCACACTAAAGAGAAGCCTTACCCATGTACAGTCTGTACAAAAAGGTTCTCCACTTCTAGTGATTTGACTGTTCATATGTGTACTCACACTAAAGAGAAGCCTTACCCATGTACAGTCTGTACAAAAATGTTCTCCTTTCCTAGTGATTTGACTGTTCATATGCGTACTCACACTAAAGAGAAGCCTTACCCATGTACAGTCTGTACAAAAATGTTCTCCAAATCTAGTCATTTGACTGTTCATATGCGTTCTCACACTAAAGAGAAGCCTTACCCATGTACAGTCTGTACAAAAAGGTTCTCCACTTCTGGTGAAGTGACTGTTCATATTAGGCATGCACATACTAAAGAGAAGCCTTACCCATGTACAATCTGTACAAAAAGGTTCTCCACTTCTAGTGATTTGACTGTTCATATGCGTACTCACACTAAAGAGAAGCCTTACCCATGTACAGTCTGTACAAAAATGTTCTCCACTTCTAGTGATTTGATTGTTCATATGCGTACTCACACTAAAGAGAAGCCTTACCCATGTACAGTCTGTACAAAAATGTTCTCCACTTCTAGTCATTTGACTGCTCATATGCGTACTCACACTAAAGAGAAGCCTTACCCATGTACAGTCTGTACTAAAATGTTCTCCACTTCTAGTCATTTGACTGTTCATATGCGTTCTCACACTAAAGAGAAGCCTTACCCATGTACAGTCTGTACAAAAAGGTTCTCCACTTCTAGTTATTTGACTGTTCATATGCGTTctcacaccaaagagaagcctttCCAGTGTTCAGTCTGAGGAAAAACATTCTCTCAGTCTGTACATTTGAAACGACATACCCACACGGTTCTATCAACTCAATTCCTTCT contains these protein-coding regions:
- the LOC111045574 gene encoding zinc finger protein 271-like produces the protein MESTVKSEPMDSAEWPEDMADVKVEIDIDYTMSWLGKQEILHEEQVTSIPVKVNETTLHDEGVDMEKNECKEKGQLSSKETTLLTAHIKLDCNEVLDRISTASNQRQNSNNDFEPSLAGSGSDSSAEEEGEGSKEEVRGEEGFEEERVLCKTKIEKPNMCCFCGKSFSRSSHLTVHMRSHTKEKPYPCTVCTKMFSTSSQLTVHMRSHTKEKPYPCTVCTKRFSTSSDLTVHMRTHTKEKPYPCTVCTKRFSTSSDLTVHMCTHTKEKPYPCTVCTKMFSFPSQLTVHMRSHTKEKPYPCTVCTKRFSTSSDLTVHMRTHTKEKPYPCTVCTKRFSTSSDLTVHMCTHTKEKPYPCTVCTKMFSFPSDLTVHMRTHTKEKPYPCTVCTKMFSKSSHLTVHMRSHTKEKPYPCTVCTKRFSTSGEVTVHIRHAHTKEKPYPCTICTKRFSTSSDLTVHMRTHTKEKPYPCTVCTKMFSTSSDLIVHMRTHTKEKPYPCTVCTKMFSTSSHLTAHMRTHTKEKPYPCTVCTKMFSTSSHLTVHMRSHTKEKPYPCTVCTKRFSTSSYLTVHMRSHTKEKPFQCSV